One genomic segment of Aminivibrio sp. includes these proteins:
- a CDS encoding NAD(P)/FAD-dependent oxidoreductase has product MKQFDIIVIGMGPAGMAVSAMGSAMGLSVLAIEKHKVGGECLNCGCIPSKALLKAGEALHSARNLKRYGLDGELHLNASDPMQVVRDKIHGINDKKFQKAFERATLVKGSAEFVDDRTVQVDGESYTAKKIFIATGTEPFVPPIPGLKDVPDILTNMNMFEIEKMPESLTIIGGGAIGSEMAQAFARLGTKVAVAHMDPHLVPVGDEEAARVLEDVFAKEGITVYNGAKITGVSMVDGKIVTVTDKGTLTSERILVAAGRKPVLEPLRLERAGIEFTKKGITVDSHMRTNRSHIYAVGDCNGQSLLSHAAMHQGMLALMHAMSPFSLSMLKRERYVVPWSVFTEPEIAQVGLTEKEARARGLNIQVMKKDFRAYGRTVADGHPEGFIKIITDGRGRIHGASIVGEAASELIHEWTMAIQYKKRMYHVMMMQHAFPSVSMINKMIAEDWMMEKMKSGWMQKLVKWLK; this is encoded by the coding sequence GTGAAACAGTTCGACATCATTGTGATAGGCATGGGGCCGGCGGGCATGGCTGTTTCCGCCATGGGGTCGGCCATGGGGCTTTCGGTGCTGGCCATAGAGAAGCATAAAGTCGGCGGGGAGTGCCTGAACTGCGGCTGCATTCCCAGCAAGGCCCTGCTGAAGGCGGGGGAGGCCCTCCATTCCGCACGCAATCTGAAACGATACGGCTTGGACGGGGAGCTTCACCTGAACGCCTCGGACCCCATGCAGGTGGTCCGGGACAAGATCCACGGCATCAACGACAAGAAATTCCAGAAGGCCTTCGAGCGGGCGACCCTTGTTAAGGGAAGTGCCGAATTTGTGGATGACCGGACCGTCCAGGTGGACGGCGAGAGCTACACAGCAAAGAAGATCTTCATCGCCACCGGGACGGAGCCCTTTGTGCCTCCCATTCCGGGATTGAAGGACGTACCGGACATCCTGACGAACATGAACATGTTCGAGATTGAAAAGATGCCCGAATCCCTGACCATCATCGGCGGGGGCGCCATAGGTTCGGAGATGGCCCAGGCCTTCGCCCGCCTCGGGACGAAAGTGGCCGTCGCCCACATGGACCCTCATCTCGTTCCCGTGGGGGACGAGGAGGCCGCCCGGGTGCTGGAGGACGTTTTTGCCAAAGAAGGCATCACTGTGTACAACGGGGCGAAAATCACCGGGGTCTCCATGGTGGACGGGAAGATCGTCACCGTGACGGACAAGGGGACGCTGACCTCGGAGCGGATTCTCGTGGCCGCCGGCCGGAAGCCCGTGCTCGAGCCCCTGCGCCTGGAACGGGCGGGGATCGAGTTCACGAAGAAGGGCATCACCGTGGACAGCCACATGCGGACGAACAGGTCCCACATCTACGCCGTGGGCGACTGCAACGGCCAGAGCCTCCTTTCCCACGCCGCCATGCACCAGGGAATGCTGGCCCTCATGCACGCGATGTCGCCTTTCTCCCTGTCCATGCTGAAGCGGGAGCGGTACGTGGTGCCCTGGTCGGTGTTCACCGAGCCCGAAATCGCCCAGGTGGGTTTGACGGAGAAGGAAGCCCGCGCCAGGGGGCTGAACATACAGGTCATGAAGAAGGATTTCCGGGCCTACGGCCGCACCGTGGCGGACGGACACCCCGAAGGGTTCATCAAGATCATCACCGACGGCCGGGGCAGGATCCACGGCGCCTCCATCGTCGGCGAGGCCGCCAGCGAACTCATCCACGAATGGACCATGGCCATCCAGTACAAAAAGCGGATGTACCACGTCATGATGATGCAGCACGCTTTCCCGTCGGTGTCCATGATCAACAAGATGATTGCCGAGGACTGGATGATGGAAAAAATGAAATCCGGCTGGATGCAGAAACTGGTGAAGTGGCTGAAGTAG